A DNA window from Onthophagus taurus isolate NC chromosome 1, IU_Otau_3.0, whole genome shotgun sequence contains the following coding sequences:
- the LOC111423161 gene encoding tRNA-dihydrouridine(16/17) synthase [NAD(P)(+)]-like isoform X2 has protein sequence MDFWSDTLKKPVNIVAPMVDASELPWRLLCRRYGAQLCYTPMLHSAVFCKDPKYRKESLASCGEDNPLIVQFCGNDPKIMLEAALLAEEHCCAIDINLGCPQAIAKRGHYGSFLQDEWELLHEMVSTLSKSLKVPVTCKIRVFEDMEKTVRYAKMLENAGCKMLTVHGRTREQKGPLTGLANWDYVIAVREAVNIPVISNGNIQCLQDIHRCLEYTGCVGVMTAEGNLHNPFLFENTSPPAWIPAMEYLELVDKYPCPFSYIRGHLFKLFHHVLSISSNNQLRIRLGAANTLDQFKCIVSELKDLYQPYHDGKLVWGETHEKGSFNLILPPWLCQPYVRLPPEEHLKKVEEKKANEDLNSKRHYEDSDGNLISRKKMKKLRRINRRPPKPENCSFRSMDLCPLCKINPLFF, from the exons ATGGATTTTTGGAGTGATACTCTTAAAAAGCCGGTAAATATAGTTGCCCCAATGGTGGACGCAAGCGAATTACCATGGAGGTTATTATGTCGACGTTATGGTGCGCAATTATGTTACACCCCTATGTTACATAGCGCGGTATTTTGCAAAGATCCCAAGTATCGCAAGGAGTCTTTAGCTTCTTGCGGTGAAGATAACCCTTTGATAGTCCAA TTTTGTGGTAACGATCCGAAGATAATGCTTGAAGCTGCTTTGTTAGCAGAAGAACATTGTTGTGCAATTGACATAAATTTAGGATGTCCCCAGGCAATAGCTAAAAGAGGACACTATGGATCTTTTTTGCAAGATGAGTGGGAATTGTTACATGAAATGGTGTCGACGTTAAGTAAATCATTAAAAGTTCCTGTAACTTGTAAAATTCGAGTTTTTGAAGATATGGAGAAAACTGTTAGatatgcaaaaatgttggaaaatGCTGGTTGTAAAATGTTAACTGTTCATGGGAGAACTAGGGAACAAAAAGGGCCTTTAACTGGGTTAGCTAATTGGGATTATGTTATTGCAGTGag AGAAGCTGTTAATATTCCTGTTATTTCAAACGGAAATATACAATGCCTACAAGATATTCATCGTTGTCTTGAATACACAGGTTGTGTTGGTGTTATGACTGCTGAAGGAAACTTACACAAcccatttttatttgaaaatacatCACCACCAGCTTGGATACCTGCCATGGAATATTTAGAATTAGTTGATAAATATCCTTGCCCATTTTCCTATATACGCggacatttatttaaattatttcatcatgT ttTATCCATTTCCTCCAACAATCAACTTAGGATACGATTAGGTGCTGCAAATACATTAGATCAATTTAAATGTATAGTTAGtgaattaaaagatttatatcAACCTTATCATGATGGTAAATTAGTTTGGGGCGAAACCCATGAAAAGGgaagttttaatttgattttaccTCCATGGTTGTGCCAGCCTTATGTGCGATTACCGCCTGAGGAGCATTTGAAAAAAGTTGAGGAAAAGAAGGCTAATGAAGATTtg aatagtaAACGGCATTATGAAGATTCTGATGGTAATTTAATATCgaggaagaaaatgaaaaaattaaggaGGATTAATAGGCGACCTCCAAAACctgaaaattgttcatttaGAAGTATGGATCTTTGTCctttatgtaaaataaatcCTTTG
- the LOC111423572 gene encoding palmitoyltransferase ZDHHC11 has protein sequence MLSSVDNIRKLRRVHGLQLPLHPLQVSGWLTIASLSTGSFLVVIPALPPNWQSGALATLSTLLLLHLASHLGASLVDPAEPELRKNVPVPVPELDRSKHIHVIEDGNCNLCKIKTTSDRTKHCGACNKCVEGFDHHCKWLNHCVGARNYVTFLMCVSTAVAAAAFVAILAIAELIFHQTESGWFSKPDNITLPIQSSLPSSDAAFLAVVAALGLLAAITAGLLLHLCFFHIYISFLGLTTYEYIRQQRPQPPQQPQEPQQPPPTEDTRNCSNLRHRPADLLCEGRSRMTVYTCTVIEETVSCVEPTPTPPTTPQDCNSCVTNQNSIAPTEKPTNKKVKQKWNCCVSVPDSPDSPLEPRCLMSLCKHKMRKKIPAIEGRNHRTHGHWSSAKLRVLFRVLSNFGNHRSRQQKTVPAKNNQVAPLSQDGNNSDKSQQIQTISNLVPVPSLPDQRNHQPRLSQLPTLPPPQRRRMISEVELTNALTALQQQQQQRCLGRRTLPQYRRRRRSNVHRTKTPTLSPIRESGLSNPASPSRQNCTLTTGTCTRPF, from the exons ATGCTGAGTTCGGTTGACAACATACGGAAGCTGAGACGAGTGCACGGCCTTCAGCTTCCGTTGCATCCACTTCAAGTTTCCGGTTGGTTAACGATAGCAAGTCTTTCAACCGGTTCTTTTTTGGTGGTCATTCCCGCATTACCACCAAATTGGCAATCGGGAGCTTTGGCAACTCTATCAACGTTGCTCCTATTACATTTGGCATCGCATTTAGGTGCATCTTTAGTAGACCCAGCCGAACCGGAATTAAGAAAAAACGTTCCGGTTCCAGTACCTGAATTGGACAGATCGAAACACATCCACGTTATCGAAGATGGAAATTGTaatttatgcaaaataaaaacgacAAGTGACAGAACGAAACATTGCGGAGCTTGCAACAAGTGCGTTGAAGGGTTTGATCATCATTGTAAGTGGTTGAATCATTGCGTAGGTGCAAGAAACTACGTAACATTTCTTATGTGCGTATCAACGGCGGTTGCTGCAGCGGCTTTCGTCGCTATTTTAGCAATAGCCGAATTAATTTTCCACCAAACTGAATCCGGATGGTTTTCAAAACCAGATAACATAACGCTTCCCATTCAATCATCTTTACCATCCTCAGACGCCGCGTTTTTAGCCGTCGTAGCAGCACTCGGACTCCTCGCGGCGATCACAGCAGGACTTCTCCTCCACCTTTGCTTCTTTCACATTTACATCTCCTTCCTCGGTTTAACAACTTACGAATATATTCGGCAACAAAGACCTCAACCGCCGCAACAACCACAAGAACCCCAACAACCACCCCCAACTGAAGATACTCGAAATTGTTCCAATTTAAGACATCGCCCGGCAGATCTTTTATGCGAGGGTCGTTCTAGAATGACAGTTTACACTTGCACCGTGATTGAAGAAACCGTTTCATGCGTTGAACCAACCCCAACACCTCCAACCACTCCCCAAGACTGCAATAGCTGCGTGACCAACCAAAATTCCATCGCTCCCACTGAAAAACCAAccaacaaaaaagttaaacaaaaatggaattgtTGCGTTTCCGTGCCGGATAGTCCGGATAGCCCGTTAGAACCACGTTGTTTGATGTCACTTTGTAAACATAAAATGCGTAAAAAAATTCCCGCCATCGAAGGACGAAATCATCGGACTCATGGTCATTGGTCCAGTGCTAAATTGAGAGTTTTATTTCGagttttaagtaattttggaAACCATAGAAGTAGACAACAAAAG ACTGTACCTGCCAAGAATAACCAAGTTGCCCCTTTATCGCAAGACGGCAATAATTCGGATAAATCTCAACAGATTCAAACGATAAGTAACCTGGTGCCTGTTCCATCTTTGCCGGATCAAAGAAATCATCAGCCTCGCCTTTCTCAACTTCCGACTCTTCCTCCACCACAAAGACGAAGGATGATTAGTGAGGTGGAATTGACCAATGCGTTGACTGCTTTGCAACAGCAGCAGCAACAACGTTGTTTAGGCAGGAGGACGTTGCCTCAATATAGGAGGAGGAGACGTAGCAATGTCCACAGAACGAAGACCCCGACGTTGTCTCCAATAAGGGAGAGTGGACTTTCTAACCCAGCATCGCCGTCCAGACAAAACTGTACCCTTACCACGGGAACTTGTACACGTCCATTTTGA